One segment of Sulfobacillus thermosulfidooxidans DSM 9293 DNA contains the following:
- a CDS encoding IS3 family transposase, whose product MTHPRFPFYLTTCRSREEAEQAIFASIEIFYNRQRIHGALDYQTPAEADAAYHARHG is encoded by the coding sequence ATGACGCATCCTCGCTTTCCGTTTTACCTGACGACATGTCGAAGTCGAGAGGAAGCCGAACAGGCGATCTTTGCCTCTATCGAGATTTTCTATAATCGGCAGCGGATCCATGGTGCTCTGGATTATCAGACTCCGGCCGAGGCCGATGCGGCGTATCATGCGCGACACGGCTAA
- a CDS encoding transposase — MANQYDRAFKEQAVQLVLTQQKSGAQVARELGIPSKTLYAWVAAYKADPVEPFVGRGHLKAEDQALHDLQRRIRDLEEENAILKKAMRIFTNDRK; from the coding sequence ATGGCCAATCAATATGATCGAGCGTTTAAAGAACAAGCGGTTCAACTCGTGTTGACCCAACAAAAAAGTGGCGCGCAAGTGGCGCGCGAACTGGGCATTCCCAGCAAAACCTTGTATGCCTGGGTCGCTGCCTACAAAGCCGACCCGGTCGAACCCTTTGTGGGTCGTGGGCATCTGAAAGCGGAAGACCAAGCCCTGCACGATTTGCAGCGACGCATTCGGGATCTCGAAGAGGAGAATGCGATCCTAAAAAAAGCGATGCGCATCTTCACCAACGATCGGAAGTAA
- a CDS encoding MFS transporter, producing MPISKLTIKPVDYMYGAILVRNIGIGIQNLVIARLLYDATHSAVDFGLVLVLENLIVTSLQLFAGPLVDGGRQKRIMATADVLTGAIICVASMSLTQQTVFQWIVAAVVVMSITKPFFSSAAFAIGPAIAPGETLIRYNSFSVVMIQVGQIIGVVCAGIFLGHFGSTPTFFLNGLAYIMSAGLIGMTRIPVIEAAPDSGEKQRLKFFQGWGEFVEHLQIDRGLMWQLILVNVNFLLVLFVNVALVPIVAVDFHGNPYWLSILDGSFAVGAFFSSSLIASFITRWATRRTVLGGLIVQVMAFVGLALGDGRLQMGIFLLSMLSMGMGNTISLSAFMTSLQTRTPPVMRGRTAAASKTVLAILSMILIPLVTQVQTLSLQYGILLSAGIGLLFIVIILVLEHPKLVGNHLFNEPMSR from the coding sequence ATGCCTATCTCGAAATTGACCATCAAGCCGGTGGATTACATGTATGGCGCCATACTGGTGCGAAATATCGGAATCGGCATTCAAAATTTGGTGATAGCCCGGTTATTGTATGATGCTACCCATTCTGCGGTAGATTTTGGGTTGGTACTCGTGTTGGAGAACCTCATTGTGACGAGCCTGCAACTCTTCGCGGGACCCCTTGTCGATGGGGGACGCCAGAAACGCATTATGGCCACAGCGGATGTCTTAACGGGCGCGATCATTTGCGTGGCGAGTATGAGTTTAACTCAGCAAACGGTTTTTCAGTGGATCGTTGCGGCCGTTGTGGTGATGAGCATCACGAAGCCGTTTTTTAGTTCTGCCGCTTTTGCTATTGGGCCAGCCATTGCCCCAGGTGAGACGTTGATACGGTATAACTCTTTTTCTGTCGTGATGATTCAAGTCGGACAAATCATTGGAGTCGTTTGTGCGGGGATCTTCCTTGGACACTTTGGTTCCACACCCACGTTCTTCTTGAACGGATTAGCCTATATCATGTCGGCTGGATTAATCGGTATGACTCGGATACCAGTAATCGAAGCCGCCCCAGATAGCGGAGAAAAACAACGCCTGAAATTTTTTCAGGGATGGGGTGAGTTTGTCGAACACCTCCAAATTGACCGCGGATTGATGTGGCAGCTGATCCTCGTCAATGTGAATTTTCTTTTAGTTTTATTTGTCAATGTCGCATTGGTTCCGATAGTGGCTGTTGATTTTCATGGAAACCCGTATTGGTTATCCATTTTAGATGGGAGTTTTGCTGTGGGGGCGTTTTTTTCCTCCAGTCTGATAGCGTCCTTCATAACCCGATGGGCTACGAGAAGGACGGTATTAGGAGGACTCATTGTCCAGGTTATGGCTTTCGTCGGCTTGGCGTTAGGTGACGGCCGACTGCAAATGGGGATTTTCTTACTTAGCATGCTGAGCATGGGGATGGGCAACACGATATCCCTGTCAGCGTTTATGACCAGTCTTCAAACACGTACGCCGCCGGTAATGAGGGGCAGAACAGCGGCTGCAAGTAAAACGGTCCTGGCGATTTTATCCATGATCCTGATTCCGCTGGTGACTCAAGTTCAAACTCTATCGCTTCAGTATGGAATCCTTCTGTCTGCGGGCATTGGCCTACTGTTCATCGTAATTATTCTGGTATTAGAACATCCGAAGTTAGTAGGCAATCACCTCTTTAACGAGCCGATGAGTCGATAA
- a CDS encoding class I SAM-dependent methyltransferase, which translates to MSLFDDVAPRYEAFCHTPLGQFINQVEQKIIIDLSSPQPKESWIDLGCGTGEYSVVLASFGCHVIGLDESESMLERARTKPVTSGSVKYESADIRHIPYPNGFFDGALIQVTLEFVKDAPQVLKEALRVLKHSGRLVVGLIHELGPWAQYYQERAKTDPLTVYRHAHFWTVQKLYELLHCFPVRIESGLYVGPNEFTTQDAAWHLESQRRNTWPLEKAGFIGLRFNRKDCGTL; encoded by the coding sequence ATGAGTCTCTTTGATGACGTCGCACCGCGTTATGAAGCTTTTTGTCATACACCGCTAGGGCAATTTATCAACCAGGTAGAACAGAAGATTATTATTGATTTAAGCTCACCTCAACCCAAAGAGTCTTGGATTGACCTCGGCTGTGGCACCGGAGAATATAGTGTAGTCTTGGCGTCATTTGGTTGTCATGTAATTGGGCTCGATGAATCTGAATCCATGCTGGAGCGAGCTCGAACCAAACCGGTCACTTCAGGATCCGTTAAATATGAATCCGCAGATATCCGTCACATTCCTTATCCCAACGGATTTTTTGATGGCGCTTTGATTCAAGTGACGTTAGAATTCGTAAAAGATGCACCCCAGGTCTTAAAAGAAGCGCTCCGGGTATTAAAGCACTCAGGCCGATTGGTGGTAGGTCTCATTCACGAATTAGGACCGTGGGCACAATATTACCAAGAACGAGCTAAAACGGATCCGCTAACCGTTTATCGCCATGCCCATTTTTGGACTGTACAAAAACTTTATGAATTGTTACATTGTTTCCCTGTTCGCATCGAGAGCGGGCTGTATGTTGGTCCCAACGAATTTACGACTCAAGATGCTGCATGGCATTTAGAATCGCAACGGCGAAATACATGGCCATTAGAGAAAGCAGGTTTCATCGGATTACGGTTTAATCGAAAGGATTGTGGTACCTTGTGA